The Vibrio tapetis subsp. tapetis genome segment AACGTCGTCTAGAGCAACTGATTGCGCAAGCTTGGCATTCTGATGTCATTCGTCAACAACGCCCAACACCGCTTGATGAAGCGAAATGGGGTTATGCTGTCGTAGAAAATTCACTGTGGGAAGCCGTTCCAGAATTCCTACGTGAATTGGATGACCGCATTGAAAACCATCTTGGCGAAGGCTTACCAATTGATGCTCGCCCTGTTCACTTCTCATCTTGGATGGGCGGTGACCGCGATGGCAACCCATTTGTGACTCACGATATCACTGAAGAAGTGCTTCACCTTTCTCGCTGGAAAGCCGCTGATCTTTATTTTAACGACATACAAGAACTGGTCTCTGAGCTTTCGATGACGAAATGCAACGATCAGGTACGAGAGTTGGCTGGTGATGAGCACGAACCTTACCGAGCGATCCTCAAACAGCTTCGTACATTGCTTAGCGATACTTGCGAAGTGCTGGATGCAAAAATCAATGGCCTTCCCGTTCCTAATAAAGCGACCTTACAAGATGCTAATCAGCTATGGGAACCGCTTTACGCATGCTATCAGTCTTTACGTGAGTGTGGCATGGGCGTCATTGCCGATGGCTCGCTACTAGACACACTTCGTCGTATTAAGGCATTTGGTGTACACCTTGTTCGCTTAGACATCCGCCAAGAAAGCACTCGCCACTCTGACGTTTTATCTGAATTAACTCGCTATCTAGGCATCGGTGATTACGATCAGTGGAGTGAGCAAGACAAAATTTCTTTCTTAACGAATGAATTAAGCTCTAAGCGTCCGCTACTTCCACGTGACTGGGAACCATCACCAGAAGTTAAAGAAGTCATCGACACATGTAAGATTGTGGCCAAACAACCACAAGAAGCATTTGGCGCCTACGTTATCTCAATGGCACGAACTGCGTCAGACGTCTTAGCGGTACACTTACTGCTACAAGAAGCGGGTTGTCCATACCGTATGGATGTATGTCCATTGTTTGAAACATTGGATGACTTAAATAACGCCGAAGCGGTTATCGATCAGCTACTTAATATCGACCTATACCGTGGCTTTATTCAAAACCACCAAATGGTCATGATTGGTTATTCTGATTCAGCCAAAGATGCAGGTGTTATGGCTGCGGGCTGGGCTCAATACAGCGCGATGGATGCATTAGTTAAAGTATCTGAAGCGGCAGGTATCGAACTAACCTTATTCCATGGTCGCGGTGGTACGGTTGGCCGTGGTGGTGCTCCGGCACACGCAGCCCTACTGTCTCAGCCACCAAAAAGCTTAAAAGGCGGCCTTCGTGTTACCGAGCAAGGTGAAATGATCCGCTTTAAACTTGGTTTGCCTGAAGTTGCGGTGAACAGTTTCAACATGTACGCCAGTGCGATTTTAGAAGCAAACTTACTGCCACCACCGGAGCCAAAACAAGAATGGCGCGATCTGATGGATGTGCTGTCTGAAGTTTCTTGTGAAGCATACCGCAACGTTGTACGCGGCCAAGCAGATTTCGTTCCTTACTTCCGCGCAGCAACGCCGGAACTAGAGCTAGGTAAATTACCACTTGGTTCACGTCCTTCTAAGCGAAATCCTAACGGCGGCGTAGAAAGCCTACGTGCTATCCCATGGATTTTCTCTTGGAGCCAAAACCGTTTGGTGTTACCAGCATGGCTAGGCGCAGGTGAAGCGATTCAGTATTCTGTAGATAAAGGCCACCAGCCGTTGCTTGAAGACATGTGTCGTGAATGGCCATTTTTCTCAACCCGCCTAGGCATGTTAGAAATGGTTTACTCGAAATGTAACATCGAGATATCACAATATTATGATCAAAAGCTGGTTGATAAGTCTTTATGGCCTCTTGGTGATCTACTACGTGAACAGCTGCAAAAAGACATTAAAGCGGTGCTAAATGTAGAAAACAACGAGAATTTGATGCAAAGCGACCCTTGGGGACTAGAGTCAATACGCTTACGCAACATCTACGTTGAGCCACTAAATATGCTGCAAGCAGAGCTACTTTACCGCTCTAGACAGAGTGATGAACCGTCGCTTGAACTAGAAGAAGCACTCATGGTAACTATCGCAGGCATCGCAGCAGGCATGCGCAACACTGGATAGGCAGTGAAATGTTCTAAAGATGAGACAAAAAGCCGCATCTAGCGGCTTTTTATTTGCCTCAAATCCCTTACTGAGCTTTTTATCAGTTTTTTAGGATATATTGTCCCTTTATTCTACTTTATGCTTATTATTATTGATATGCTTACTGCCCGCTGTAATTCGCTTAATAATAACTATCTGCAGCATAAGCAAAGTAAATGAAAATAATGTCTGGCTTACAAAAATGACACATTTACTTCCCGCTAGGTGACACATGGCTTAAAAGGTGACAGGAAGATCTAAAGTTTCTTTAGATTAGTAGTTTGCCAAACACACTGAACTATAACGTGACATAGAAGCACATTAGGTGTTGGCAACAAGTTTTATAGTTTCATTGACTATTGGATTGAAGACATGTCATTACCACACGTAATCCTTACAGTACTGAGCACCCGCGACGCCACTGGATACGACATAACAAAAGAATTTTCATACAGCATCGGCTATTTTTGGAAAGCAAGCCACCAACAGGTGTATCGCGAGCTAAACAAAATGGCGCTAAACGATCTGGTTACTTGTGTATTGGAACCTCAAGAAGGCAAACCTGACAGGAAGGTTTACTCCATTACAGACGCTGGCCGCAAGGCACTTGGTGAATGGTTTGATCAACCTACCGCTCATCCAACAGTGAGAGACGAGTTCTCAGCAAAACTGATGGCATGTGCAGTTCAACCTTCAGCTTCTTTCATCGAGCAACTTGGTGGTTTGATTGAAGAGTCTCGTAAACTCGTTAGCCACTATCAAGAGATTGAATCCGTTTATTACGCAAAACCAGAAACACTAGACAAGCAAGCGCGTCTTGAGCGTCTTACTTTGCGTCGTAACCTTCTTCTTCGCCAAGCTTGGGTTGTTTGGGCGGAAGAGTCATTAGCTGATTTAGAAGCGATGGCATAATTTACACCATCTAAAATACGAAATTGGTAACGGCTCGACGTGTAGAAGCTTGAAGCATAAATACCATTAAAAAAGGGAGAAGCATGAATGCTTCTCCCTTTTCTATTCTAGCCTATCTCTAAGGGCGAACACCGAGTGTATGACAAAGCGCATAAGTCATTTCTGCACGGTTAAGTGTGTAGAAGTGAAAGTCTTTTACCCCTTCACGACTTAGGGTACGAACCATATCAATCGCTTGACTTGATCCCACTATTTGACGTGTTAGTGGATCATCGTCCAGCCCTTCAAACTGTTGCTTCATCCAACCTGGAATTTTCACATTATTCATACCAGCAAAGCGGGAAGCCTGCTTAAAATTGGATACGGGTAAAATTCCCGGGATAATTTCAGCATCAATGCCTGCAGCCACACACCGATCACGAAAGCGTAAGTAGCTCTCGACATCAAAGAAGAATTGAGTAATCGCACGGTTAGCGCCAGCATCCACTTTACGTTTTAGGTTTAGTAAGTCAGCTTGAGCGCTGCGCGCTTCTGGATGAACTTCAGGAAATGCTGCAACCGAAATATCAAAATCGTGGCGAGATTTAAGCAACTCAACCAAATCTGATGCGTACATATCAGGTACGCCTCCACCAGGTGGAATGTCACCACGCAAAGCGACAATACTTTGAATGCCATTTGCCCAGTAATCATCAGCGATGTTAATCAACTCTTCTCGATTCGCGTCGATACAAGTTAAATGTGGCGCCGCCACTAGACCGGTTTGATCTTTAATTTCTTTGATGATTGAGTG includes the following:
- a CDS encoding PadR family transcriptional regulator; translated protein: MSLPHVILTVLSTRDATGYDITKEFSYSIGYFWKASHQQVYRELNKMALNDLVTCVLEPQEGKPDRKVYSITDAGRKALGEWFDQPTAHPTVRDEFSAKLMACAVQPSASFIEQLGGLIEESRKLVSHYQEIESVYYAKPETLDKQARLERLTLRRNLLLRQAWVVWAEESLADLEAMA
- the ppc gene encoding phosphoenolpyruvate carboxylase is translated as MNEKYAALKSNVRMLGQLLGNTIQEAHGDAILEKVETIRQLSKSARGGNQDDRAHLIKEIENLPDHQLTPVARAFNQFLNLTNMAEQYHTISRHCESHVCEPDVINSLFSKLSQNNISKLDTAQAIRDLNIELVLTAHPTEITRRTMINKLVKINECLSKLELDDLSFKERNKTERRLEQLIAQAWHSDVIRQQRPTPLDEAKWGYAVVENSLWEAVPEFLRELDDRIENHLGEGLPIDARPVHFSSWMGGDRDGNPFVTHDITEEVLHLSRWKAADLYFNDIQELVSELSMTKCNDQVRELAGDEHEPYRAILKQLRTLLSDTCEVLDAKINGLPVPNKATLQDANQLWEPLYACYQSLRECGMGVIADGSLLDTLRRIKAFGVHLVRLDIRQESTRHSDVLSELTRYLGIGDYDQWSEQDKISFLTNELSSKRPLLPRDWEPSPEVKEVIDTCKIVAKQPQEAFGAYVISMARTASDVLAVHLLLQEAGCPYRMDVCPLFETLDDLNNAEAVIDQLLNIDLYRGFIQNHQMVMIGYSDSAKDAGVMAAGWAQYSAMDALVKVSEAAGIELTLFHGRGGTVGRGGAPAHAALLSQPPKSLKGGLRVTEQGEMIRFKLGLPEVAVNSFNMYASAILEANLLPPPEPKQEWRDLMDVLSEVSCEAYRNVVRGQADFVPYFRAATPELELGKLPLGSRPSKRNPNGGVESLRAIPWIFSWSQNRLVLPAWLGAGEAIQYSVDKGHQPLLEDMCREWPFFSTRLGMLEMVYSKCNIEISQYYDQKLVDKSLWPLGDLLREQLQKDIKAVLNVENNENLMQSDPWGLESIRLRNIYVEPLNMLQAELLYRSRQSDEPSLELEEALMVTIAGIAAGMRNTG
- the metF gene encoding methylenetetrahydrofolate reductase: MGYTHASHIDALNQNIAELSDDINVSFEFFPPSSEKMEETLWNSVHRLKTLKPKFVSVTYGANSGERDRTHSIIKEIKDQTGLVAAPHLTCIDANREELINIADDYWANGIQSIVALRGDIPPGGGVPDMYASDLVELLKSRHDFDISVAAFPEVHPEARSAQADLLNLKRKVDAGANRAITQFFFDVESYLRFRDRCVAAGIDAEIIPGILPVSNFKQASRFAGMNNVKIPGWMKQQFEGLDDDPLTRQIVGSSQAIDMVRTLSREGVKDFHFYTLNRAEMTYALCHTLGVRP